Proteins encoded by one window of Vidua chalybeata isolate OUT-0048 chromosome 10, bVidCha1 merged haplotype, whole genome shotgun sequence:
- the CCL20 gene encoding C-C motif chemokine 20, with amino-acid sequence MTGCSKSMVLVSLLGLLALLLWGTSEAQSNQDCCLSYTKVRLPRKALKGYTEQLPSEVCDIPAIIFHTASGRNACVNPKEDWVKKHLLFLSHKLRRMSA; translated from the exons ATGACTGGCTGCAGCAAGAGCATGGTCCTGGTTTccctgctggggctcctggcGCTGCTCCTGTGGGGCACCTCGGAAG CACAAAGCAACCAGGATTGCTGCCTGTCCTACACCAAAGTGCGGCTGCCTCGGAAGGCTCTGAAGGGTTACACTGAGCAGCTCCCCAGTGAGGTCTGCGACATCCCTGCCATCAT tttccaCACTGCCAGTGGGCGGAATGCCTGTGTAAATCCTAAGGAAGACTGGGTGAAGAaacatctccttttcctgag CCACAAGCTCAGGAGGATGTCAGCCTGA